Proteins encoded together in one Planctomyces sp. SH-PL14 window:
- a CDS encoding MarR family winged helix-turn-helix transcriptional regulator: MSTGPDPLVDLPKLFHETSRIFERWMDAHCEKIGTSPARARLMSLLHCGGSQRMTCIAEALGVSPRNVTALVDGLETDGFAEREPHPVDRRATMVRLTPAGLKWAKQNLCPLFEQYSAAFTKLPKADRVELARLLSAVRETLQAHASCGGDKG, translated from the coding sequence ATGTCAACAGGACCTGATCCCCTCGTCGACCTGCCAAAGCTCTTCCACGAAACCTCGCGGATTTTCGAGCGGTGGATGGATGCGCACTGCGAGAAGATCGGGACGAGTCCCGCCCGCGCCCGGCTGATGAGCCTGCTGCACTGCGGCGGCTCGCAGCGGATGACCTGTATTGCGGAGGCGCTCGGGGTCTCGCCGCGGAACGTGACGGCGCTGGTTGACGGGCTTGAGACGGACGGGTTCGCCGAGCGGGAGCCGCATCCGGTCGACCGTCGGGCGACGATGGTCCGGCTCACCCCCGCAGGTCTGAAGTGGGCGAAGCAGAACCTGTGTCCGCTGTTTGAGCAGTATTCCGCGGCATTCACGAAGCTGCCGAAGGCGGACCGTGTGGAGTTGGCGCGGCTGTTGTCGGCGGTGCGTGAGACCTTGCAGGCGCACGCGAGCTGCGGCGGCGACAAGGGCTGA
- a CDS encoding ATP-binding protein: MLLLAPTRRDAEVTSRLLAATGLETHCCASCADVAEELPRGAGVLLLTEDIVADKSFPLLRQALEEQPAWSDIPIVLLLRRDNASPRLAELQNALTNVTLLERPTSTVTLSSALHAAIRARRRQYASRRQMESLARAEAESRRLQQQLALAVDASQIGTFHCPFPLSRIEWNDRCKAHFWLPPEAEIDLDLFFSILHPDDRERTRAAIDACVEAGVPYDVEYRTVSPSGKFRWIHATGRTYFDGEGKPIRFDGTTQDVTESRVMAAQRQELLDSERAARQEVERVSHLKDEFLATLSHELRTPLNAIFGWTQLLKIGPQDAAVVQEAVEVIDRNVRAQTQLIEDLLDVSRIVSGKIRLNIEKIELVRTVQEAVEGVRPAMTARQLRVVFDLPIGADGRTAQIPLQVDPQRLQQILWNLLTNATKFTPPEGTITVRVRRVDFHVEIQVIDTGEGIEPSFLQVMFDRFRQADGSTTRKHGGLGLGLSIVKHLAELHGGTIWAESDGPGKGARFTLLLPDLLYKPEEEEPADEARTTAAAIGPGADLSGLTVIVVEDEADSREFLGRILTERNARVLPAATVDEAWECLRTVQPDVIVSDIGMPDKDGHQFLRELRQSGRTIPAIALTAFARPEDRTRAIEAGFQEHLSKPFTAETLLQCIAALIRPS; encoded by the coding sequence GTGCTGTTGCTCGCGCCGACGCGCCGCGATGCGGAGGTGACGAGCCGTCTGCTCGCCGCCACGGGGCTCGAGACGCACTGCTGCGCGTCCTGCGCCGACGTCGCGGAAGAGCTTCCGCGGGGGGCGGGGGTCCTGCTGCTGACGGAGGACATCGTCGCCGACAAGAGCTTCCCGCTCCTCCGGCAGGCGCTCGAGGAGCAACCCGCCTGGTCGGACATCCCCATCGTCCTCCTGCTGCGGCGGGACAACGCGTCGCCGCGGCTCGCCGAGCTGCAGAACGCGCTGACCAACGTGACGCTCCTTGAGCGTCCCACGTCGACGGTGACCCTCTCGAGCGCCCTTCACGCGGCAATCCGGGCCCGCCGGCGGCAGTACGCCAGCCGCCGGCAGATGGAGTCCCTGGCCCGGGCCGAGGCGGAATCCCGCCGGCTGCAGCAGCAGCTCGCGCTGGCGGTCGACGCCTCCCAGATCGGAACGTTCCACTGTCCCTTCCCGCTCAGCCGGATCGAGTGGAATGACCGCTGCAAGGCCCACTTCTGGCTCCCGCCGGAGGCGGAGATCGACCTGGATCTCTTCTTTTCGATCCTCCACCCGGATGACCGGGAGCGGACCCGCGCCGCCATCGACGCCTGCGTCGAAGCGGGGGTTCCGTACGACGTCGAGTACCGGACCGTCTCGCCGTCTGGGAAGTTCCGCTGGATCCACGCGACCGGCCGGACATATTTCGACGGAGAAGGGAAGCCGATCCGCTTCGACGGGACGACGCAGGACGTCACCGAGTCGAGGGTCATGGCCGCGCAGCGGCAGGAGCTGCTCGACAGCGAACGGGCGGCCCGGCAGGAAGTGGAGCGGGTCAGCCACCTCAAGGACGAGTTCCTGGCGACCCTCAGCCACGAGCTCCGAACGCCGCTGAACGCCATCTTCGGCTGGACGCAGCTCCTCAAGATCGGGCCGCAGGATGCGGCGGTCGTGCAGGAAGCGGTCGAGGTCATCGACCGGAACGTCCGCGCGCAGACGCAGCTCATCGAGGACCTGCTGGATGTCAGCCGCATCGTCTCGGGCAAGATCCGCCTCAACATCGAGAAGATCGAGCTCGTGCGGACGGTGCAGGAGGCGGTCGAGGGGGTCCGGCCGGCCATGACAGCCCGGCAGCTGCGGGTCGTGTTCGACCTGCCGATCGGGGCGGACGGCCGGACGGCCCAGATCCCTCTGCAGGTCGATCCGCAGCGGCTGCAGCAGATCCTGTGGAACCTGCTGACGAACGCCACCAAGTTCACGCCGCCGGAGGGGACGATCACGGTCCGCGTCCGCCGGGTCGATTTCCACGTCGAGATCCAGGTGATCGATACCGGGGAAGGGATCGAGCCGTCGTTCCTGCAGGTCATGTTCGACCGGTTCCGGCAGGCGGACGGCTCGACGACGCGAAAGCACGGCGGCCTGGGGCTGGGGCTGTCGATCGTGAAGCACCTGGCGGAGCTCCACGGCGGGACGATCTGGGCGGAGAGCGACGGTCCCGGGAAGGGAGCCCGGTTCACGCTGCTGCTCCCCGACCTGCTCTACAAACCCGAGGAGGAGGAACCGGCCGACGAAGCCCGGACCACGGCCGCGGCGATCGGGCCGGGAGCCGACCTGAGCGGGTTGACGGTCATCGTGGTCGAGGACGAGGCGGACTCCCGCGAGTTCCTCGGCCGGATCCTCACGGAGCGGAACGCCAGAGTCCTCCCGGCGGCGACGGTCGACGAAGCCTGGGAATGCCTGCGGACGGTCCAGCCCGACGTGATCGTGAGCGACATCGGCATGCCGGACAAGGACGGGCATCAGTTCCTCCGCGAGCTGCGGCAGTCGGGCCGCACGATCCCGGCGATCGCCCTGACCGCCTTCGCAAGGCCCGAAGACCGGACCCGCGCGATCGAGGCAGGCTTCCAGGAACATCTCTCCAAACCGTTCACGGCGGAGACCCTCCTGCAGTGCATCGCGGCCCTGATCCGCCCGTCGTAG
- a CDS encoding formylglycine-generating enzyme family protein: MRIAMMVLIPTFCGALASSLLQPATARCAEPKQGAVTKADLGGGVALETVYIPPGQFLMGSSPEEKLWATGIEGGATPNTERESYEGEKPRLTRVPHGFWMGRTEVTVGQFRKFVEESKYVTDAEKPGGHTQCFDPKWTAYNLTTQVVHPWEPMAGKSWRDPNFAFPLREDFPVVCVSWNDGRAFGKWLTKHERDAGRLPEGLEYRLPTEAEWEYACRGGRQDSTSYWWGNELGDGEGRFNISGLDLLPGRTRKWPLASAPWSDGFSFVSPVDHYGEKGRNGFGMADMCGGVWEVALDHFDPKGGHEELYVVKENPRPVCRGGNYFDVPGNARCAVRLGLAGPSYSDSRDGFRICLGPAVGKE; this comes from the coding sequence TGCTCATCCCCACTTTCTGCGGAGCACTCGCTTCCAGCCTCCTCCAGCCGGCCACCGCGCGGTGCGCCGAGCCAAAACAGGGAGCGGTCACCAAGGCCGACCTCGGTGGAGGGGTGGCGCTGGAAACGGTCTACATCCCCCCCGGCCAGTTCCTGATGGGGAGCTCGCCGGAAGAGAAGCTCTGGGCGACCGGCATTGAGGGGGGAGCGACGCCGAACACCGAACGGGAGTCCTATGAAGGGGAGAAGCCGCGGCTCACCCGCGTGCCGCACGGCTTCTGGATGGGCCGCACTGAGGTCACCGTCGGCCAGTTCCGGAAGTTCGTCGAAGAGTCGAAGTATGTCACCGACGCCGAGAAGCCCGGCGGACACACGCAGTGCTTCGACCCGAAATGGACCGCGTACAACCTGACGACCCAGGTCGTGCATCCCTGGGAGCCGATGGCGGGCAAGAGCTGGCGCGATCCGAACTTTGCCTTCCCGCTCCGCGAAGACTTCCCCGTGGTCTGCGTGAGCTGGAACGATGGCCGGGCCTTCGGCAAGTGGCTCACGAAGCACGAACGTGACGCGGGACGGCTGCCGGAAGGACTGGAGTACCGGCTCCCGACCGAGGCCGAATGGGAGTACGCCTGCCGCGGCGGGCGTCAGGACAGCACCTCTTACTGGTGGGGGAACGAGCTGGGTGACGGCGAAGGCCGGTTCAATATCTCCGGGCTCGACCTGCTCCCCGGCCGGACCCGGAAGTGGCCGCTGGCGAGCGCGCCGTGGAGCGACGGCTTTTCATTCGTCTCGCCGGTGGACCACTACGGCGAGAAGGGCCGCAACGGCTTCGGCATGGCCGACATGTGCGGGGGTGTGTGGGAAGTGGCGCTGGACCACTTCGATCCCAAGGGAGGACATGAGGAGCTGTACGTCGTGAAGGAGAACCCGCGGCCGGTCTGCCGCGGCGGCAACTACTTCGACGTCCCCGGCAATGCCCGCTGCGCCGTCCGCCTGGGTCTGGCGGGTCCGAGCTATTCGGACTCCCGCGACGGCTTTCGCATCTGCCTGGGTCCGGCCGTTGGCAAGGAGTGA
- a CDS encoding DUF3987 domain-containing protein, with protein MDFESRDLSFLAGNPSSRFDKLFMRASIKAIARLTRERDWSADELRDYVDDHSGHRHYGIPDEASFDEFVSTMCNEFEIEPGQDGLPREFYGHAGALVDFAYYTVRTSPRPQPVLALLGGICLVSCLIGRKIKRSLGAKGNIFVATFAKSAAGKNRVLEAFNEVATAAGCPEYILPGDMTSDSALADALSTQPAGLWPLDEFGKFLRVANDEKASGPLVLLISLIMRLFTSCGLRNFVPKKFADSDKDRVIDMPHLVIYATGTPESLRFLTAENNRDGFNSRFVFYGDDSSRPLHQSVEAVPIPEPLLNRMKVAAKYRPHEGDVTWEPGEMRTIPVTPEAKLAWERFRRRCDVLAATYTEDEGASIYARAAERASSLALIFAASQVPIDRDFSIEKAHMDWAIALTDWLTVANMKCASKVGENERERDKAAIVAFITEKGRGGATQSQVTIRFQRMGARYRYELVTELEATDIIRKVQTMSGKSRTATFYAAAFAPAEPVAVGELAAAAS; from the coding sequence ATGGATTTTGAAAGCCGCGACCTGTCGTTTCTCGCGGGCAACCCATCGTCCCGATTCGACAAGCTCTTCATGCGGGCGTCGATCAAGGCAATCGCACGACTGACAAGGGAACGTGATTGGTCGGCCGATGAGCTGAGAGACTACGTCGACGACCACAGCGGCCATCGCCACTACGGCATTCCCGATGAGGCGAGCTTCGATGAGTTCGTCTCGACCATGTGCAATGAGTTCGAAATCGAGCCGGGTCAGGACGGACTCCCCCGCGAGTTCTACGGACACGCCGGCGCCCTGGTGGACTTCGCCTACTACACCGTCCGGACGTCCCCGCGTCCGCAGCCCGTCCTCGCTCTGCTGGGGGGCATCTGCCTCGTCTCGTGCCTCATCGGCCGCAAGATCAAAAGGTCGCTGGGGGCAAAGGGCAACATCTTCGTTGCGACGTTCGCGAAGTCCGCAGCCGGTAAGAACCGCGTGTTGGAGGCGTTCAATGAGGTCGCCACGGCCGCCGGTTGTCCCGAGTACATCCTGCCAGGCGACATGACGAGCGATTCCGCGTTGGCAGACGCCCTCAGCACGCAACCGGCCGGTCTGTGGCCCCTCGACGAGTTCGGGAAGTTCCTAAGGGTCGCCAACGACGAAAAGGCGTCCGGCCCCCTCGTGCTGCTGATCTCTCTCATCATGCGGTTGTTCACGTCCTGCGGTCTCCGCAACTTCGTCCCGAAGAAGTTCGCCGATTCAGACAAGGACCGCGTCATCGACATGCCGCATTTGGTGATCTATGCGACCGGCACGCCGGAGTCGCTTCGATTCCTGACGGCGGAGAACAACCGAGACGGATTCAACTCGCGGTTCGTGTTCTACGGCGACGACAGCTCGCGACCGCTCCACCAGAGCGTCGAAGCTGTCCCGATCCCGGAGCCCCTCCTCAACCGGATGAAGGTTGCGGCGAAATACCGGCCCCATGAGGGCGACGTGACATGGGAGCCCGGCGAGATGCGGACGATTCCCGTGACGCCGGAAGCCAAGCTCGCTTGGGAACGGTTCCGCCGCCGGTGCGACGTCCTGGCGGCCACCTACACCGAGGACGAGGGAGCTTCGATTTACGCCCGAGCCGCGGAACGGGCCAGCAGTCTCGCCCTCATCTTCGCGGCCTCACAGGTCCCCATCGACCGAGACTTCAGCATCGAGAAGGCCCACATGGATTGGGCGATCGCCCTCACCGACTGGCTGACCGTTGCAAACATGAAGTGTGCATCGAAGGTCGGCGAGAACGAACGTGAGCGAGACAAGGCGGCCATTGTCGCGTTCATCACTGAGAAGGGACGCGGCGGAGCGACGCAGTCACAGGTCACCATCCGGTTTCAGCGAATGGGTGCCCGCTATCGCTACGAGTTGGTCACCGAGCTTGAGGCGACGGACATCATTCGGAAAGTCCAGACGATGAGCGGGAAGAGCAGGACGGCGACCTTCTATGCCGCCGCGTTCGCTCCGGCCGAGCCGGTCGCCGTCGGTGAGCTGGCTGCCGCAGCCTCGTGA
- a CDS encoding slipin family protein, translating into MMMFLKRFKIRSYQVGLLFRDGEFRGLLEPRTHWFTDPNGEVHVDVVSRREPWLVHEQLDLIVRSGALEGRAIVLDLKDHERALVWIENRFSHVLPAGLYAYWTGLKEVRVEVVDARGVRFEHADLKLIARSAMAQRVLDVCTVQRDHAGVLFIDGRYVDTLAPGLYAFWKGESDAVVVEVDLRETVIDVGGQDVMTADKVTLRLNAVVTWKVVDPRKAASLADDVRQALYRETQLVLRGVVGTRELDQFLAEKDAVAKEIEEAVRRRAGELGLEIASVGIRDVILPGDMKDLMNKVTEAKKAAEANLIARREETAAIRSQANTAKLLAENPVLMRLRELEVLEKVAAGGKLSVVLGEKGLADQVVNLL; encoded by the coding sequence ATGATGATGTTCCTCAAGCGTTTCAAGATTCGCAGCTATCAGGTCGGCCTCCTGTTCCGGGACGGCGAGTTCCGCGGACTGCTGGAGCCCCGCACGCACTGGTTCACCGATCCGAATGGCGAGGTCCACGTGGACGTCGTCTCGCGGCGCGAGCCGTGGCTCGTCCACGAGCAGCTCGACCTGATCGTCCGGTCGGGGGCTCTCGAAGGGCGGGCGATCGTGCTCGACCTCAAGGACCACGAGCGGGCCCTGGTCTGGATCGAGAACCGGTTCAGCCATGTCCTGCCGGCGGGTCTCTACGCCTACTGGACGGGCCTCAAGGAAGTCCGCGTCGAGGTGGTCGATGCCCGCGGCGTGCGGTTCGAGCACGCCGACCTCAAGCTCATCGCGCGGTCCGCGATGGCGCAGCGGGTCCTCGACGTCTGCACCGTGCAGCGCGACCACGCCGGCGTCCTGTTCATCGACGGCCGCTACGTCGACACCCTCGCTCCGGGGCTCTACGCCTTCTGGAAGGGAGAGTCGGACGCGGTCGTCGTCGAGGTCGATCTGCGGGAGACCGTGATCGACGTCGGCGGCCAGGACGTGATGACGGCCGACAAGGTGACGCTGCGGCTGAACGCCGTCGTGACCTGGAAGGTCGTCGACCCGCGGAAGGCGGCGAGCTTGGCGGACGACGTGCGGCAGGCGCTCTACCGCGAGACGCAGCTTGTGTTGCGGGGCGTGGTGGGAACGCGCGAGCTGGACCAGTTCCTGGCGGAGAAGGATGCCGTGGCGAAGGAGATCGAGGAGGCGGTCCGCCGGCGCGCCGGCGAGCTGGGCCTCGAGATCGCGTCGGTCGGTATCCGGGACGTGATCCTGCCGGGGGACATGAAGGACCTCATGAACAAGGTCACGGAGGCGAAGAAGGCAGCCGAGGCGAACCTGATCGCGCGGCGCGAAGAGACGGCGGCGATCCGCAGCCAGGCCAACACGGCCAAGCTGCTGGCGGAGAACCCCGTCCTGATGCGCCTGCGGGAGCTGGAGGTCCTCGAGAAGGTGGCAGCGGGTGGCAAGCTGAGCGTCGTGCTGGGCGAGAAGGGCCTGGCGGACCAGGTGGTCAACCTGCTGTAG
- a CDS encoding WD40 repeat domain-containing protein — protein MRCHWARGVLCLAAVLTSFLFYPVAAAGRIFSSKLSLSFSADGRQIAVGGRGLRIFDVATGQLLETFGDPHQDLFTCVLCSPTDTSLIAAGVHGKGFKLFRRGSADPIVEYRTNQPLNREAIFRKDGQRLLTSSGRTDNADLRKYQLCEWDVTSGKQIRSLEREGEIRALAVSPNGRRLAFCSRGNVEVLDFETWDVFGAAELPLGEFIANPRVTTAVFAADDGPLHLFGIASLPAPPNGVNTSTRWVVDFEKDVMLHRETTSGALFGVGTANRDAIIEVFDEPGQGQTVRSRLENGHVQWRFQTPFRWKEMTSPYSIQVSPDGKWVAWCNGDAVCLLDAETGTDLRTIEVSDE, from the coding sequence ATGCGTTGTCATTGGGCAAGAGGCGTGTTGTGTCTTGCCGCCGTTTTGACGTCGTTCCTGTTTTATCCGGTGGCCGCCGCCGGCCGCATTTTTTCGTCAAAGTTGAGCCTCAGCTTTTCGGCGGATGGAAGACAGATTGCGGTCGGCGGCCGGGGACTGCGAATCTTCGACGTCGCCACCGGTCAGCTCCTGGAGACGTTCGGAGATCCCCACCAAGACTTGTTCACCTGCGTCCTCTGTTCCCCCACCGATACGTCGCTAATCGCGGCGGGCGTACATGGAAAGGGCTTCAAACTGTTCCGGCGCGGGTCGGCCGATCCGATCGTGGAATACCGGACGAATCAGCCTCTAAACCGCGAAGCGATCTTCAGGAAAGATGGCCAGCGTCTTCTGACCTCGTCCGGCAGAACCGATAACGCAGACCTGAGAAAGTACCAGCTCTGCGAATGGGACGTGACCAGCGGCAAGCAGATTCGCTCCCTCGAACGCGAGGGGGAGATTCGGGCTTTGGCTGTCTCGCCGAACGGACGTCGGCTGGCCTTCTGTTCCCGAGGCAATGTGGAGGTGCTGGACTTCGAAACGTGGGACGTATTCGGCGCCGCGGAACTTCCGTTAGGCGAATTCATTGCCAACCCGCGCGTGACGACAGCGGTGTTTGCCGCCGATGATGGGCCTCTCCATCTCTTCGGAATTGCCAGCCTTCCCGCCCCGCCTAACGGCGTCAACACCAGCACGCGGTGGGTCGTCGACTTTGAGAAGGATGTGATGCTGCACCGCGAGACAACGTCGGGGGCTCTCTTCGGGGTCGGCACGGCGAACCGCGACGCCATCATCGAAGTGTTCGACGAGCCAGGGCAGGGGCAGACAGTTCGGTCCCGGCTGGAAAATGGTCATGTCCAGTGGAGATTCCAGACGCCCTTCCGGTGGAAAGAAATGACGTCTCCTTACAGCATCCAAGTCTCGCCGGATGGAAAGTGGGTGGCGTGGTGCAATGGTGACGCGGTCTGTCTGTTGGACGCCGAGACGGGGACGGACCTGCGAACAATCGAAGTTTCAGACGAGTAG
- a CDS encoding tyrosine-type recombinase/integrase, whose amino-acid sequence MASLSKNRNAWNIRYVDRDGVQKSFYPGKMPKKAAEGVKRHLEQLLTSQTASTAVPAETAAWVADCGDVMRQKLYTHGLIARPTAEAKPVTIGGFTADYISGRGDVCEGSKVLWRRCRRYLVKVFGDDRPIESVSLGEAKDFRHWMLREGRGPGRGLSENTVRKMCSIASQFFTDAADRGVVNRNPFIHRDIPRTVRENRSRDFFVTREMADKVLAACLDDEWRLVFALGRFGGLRCPSEHLSLRWKDVDWKKGRIVVTSPKTERHSGKGSRTIPLFPELRPLLQSLYAAAEDKRGFVITRYRDRSCNLRTRLLQTIRRAGLEPWGKLFHNLRATRETELAAEFPIHVVCQWIGHSVQVASKNYLQVRDEDFSRATDAAHYSAHLSVTAGDGPSVPDGDTHMDDAKQKPRKRGKSLPSLKRTSDPGWTRTIVAWM is encoded by the coding sequence ATGGCATCTCTCTCAAAGAATCGCAACGCCTGGAACATCCGCTACGTGGACCGCGACGGAGTCCAGAAGTCGTTCTATCCCGGCAAGATGCCCAAGAAGGCGGCAGAGGGGGTCAAGCGGCATCTGGAACAACTGTTGACCTCTCAAACAGCCAGCACGGCGGTCCCCGCGGAAACGGCGGCCTGGGTTGCGGACTGCGGCGACGTGATGCGGCAGAAGCTCTACACGCACGGCTTGATCGCAAGGCCGACCGCAGAAGCGAAGCCGGTCACCATTGGGGGCTTCACCGCCGACTACATTTCCGGCCGTGGCGATGTGTGCGAAGGGAGCAAGGTCCTCTGGAGACGTTGCCGTCGCTATCTGGTGAAGGTCTTCGGCGACGACCGCCCCATCGAATCTGTCTCGCTGGGGGAAGCGAAGGACTTCCGACACTGGATGCTTCGAGAGGGCAGGGGGCCGGGCCGCGGTTTGTCCGAAAACACGGTCCGCAAGATGTGTTCGATCGCCAGTCAGTTCTTCACCGACGCAGCCGACCGCGGGGTCGTCAACCGGAATCCGTTCATTCACCGCGACATCCCTCGGACTGTCCGGGAGAACAGATCGCGAGACTTCTTCGTGACCCGTGAGATGGCTGACAAGGTCCTGGCGGCGTGCCTGGACGACGAATGGCGGCTTGTGTTCGCCCTGGGCCGATTCGGAGGTCTCCGCTGCCCGTCCGAGCATCTGTCACTTCGTTGGAAGGACGTCGACTGGAAGAAAGGACGGATCGTTGTGACGTCACCCAAGACTGAGCGACACAGCGGAAAGGGAAGCCGGACCATTCCCCTGTTCCCGGAGCTGCGTCCGCTACTCCAGTCGCTCTACGCCGCGGCGGAAGACAAACGTGGCTTTGTGATCACGCGGTATCGAGACCGGAGCTGCAACCTGCGGACGCGTCTCCTGCAGACGATCCGTCGCGCCGGCCTGGAGCCCTGGGGCAAGCTGTTCCATAACCTGCGGGCCACCCGAGAGACCGAACTGGCGGCCGAGTTCCCCATTCACGTCGTCTGCCAATGGATCGGACATTCAGTGCAGGTCGCCAGCAAGAACTACCTCCAAGTCCGCGACGAGGACTTCTCCCGGGCGACCGATGCTGCACACTACTCTGCACACTTGTCAGTGACTGCCGGCGACGGTCCGAGTGTGCCCGACGGTGACACCCACATGGACGACGCCAAGCAAAAACCAAGAAAGCGAGGAAAAAGCCTTCCCTCCTTGAAGAGAACTAGTGATCCCGGATGGACTCGAACCATCGTTGCCTGGATGTAA
- a CDS encoding helix-turn-helix transcriptional regulator has translation MKSIHQTPPATHADTHSAADLAKRIGISLRQVRRMDADGTLPQPVRFGKLKRWTRLSIDAWLAAGCPKRKPGKATTQSA, from the coding sequence ATGAAATCGATCCATCAGACGCCGCCCGCCACCCATGCTGACACGCATTCGGCGGCGGACCTCGCCAAGCGAATCGGGATCTCGCTCCGACAGGTTCGCCGAATGGACGCGGACGGAACTCTTCCGCAGCCGGTTCGTTTCGGGAAGCTGAAACGATGGACGCGATTGTCGATCGACGCCTGGCTCGCGGCGGGCTGCCCGAAGCGGAAGCCCGGCAAGGCGACGACGCAGTCCGCGTAA
- a CDS encoding YceI family protein, with translation MNVRQFALTALAFAFSGLVAPPARAQEYALDTTHTAVTFQISHLGLSWTHGRFKDVSGSFKIDAANPAATSFAILAKADSVDTDNVKRDEHLRGPDFFDTRQNPALGFRSTSVKPLDGGYQVTGDLTLHGVTKPITVNLHGGKTAEFPKGVHRTGFSGEFKIKRSEFGMDKMLEAIGDEVHVTVSFEGTHK, from the coding sequence ATGAACGTTCGACAGTTTGCGCTCACCGCCTTGGCCTTCGCGTTTTCCGGACTGGTTGCCCCCCCGGCGCGGGCTCAGGAGTACGCCCTCGACACGACCCATACCGCGGTCACGTTTCAGATCTCGCATCTCGGTTTGAGCTGGACGCACGGGCGGTTCAAGGACGTGAGTGGCTCGTTCAAGATCGATGCCGCCAATCCGGCGGCGACGTCGTTTGCGATCCTGGCGAAAGCGGACAGCGTCGACACGGACAATGTGAAGCGGGACGAGCATCTTCGCGGTCCGGACTTCTTCGACACGCGGCAGAACCCGGCCCTTGGGTTCCGGAGCACGTCGGTCAAGCCGCTGGACGGGGGGTATCAGGTGACGGGTGATCTGACGCTGCACGGGGTGACGAAGCCGATCACGGTGAATTTACATGGGGGGAAGACGGCGGAGTTCCCGAAGGGTGTGCACCGGACGGGTTTCTCGGGCGAGTTCAAGATCAAGCGGAGTGAGTTCGGGATGGACAAGATGTTGGAGGCGATTGGTGATGAGGTGCATGTGACGGTGAGTTTTGAAGGCACCCACAAGTAA
- a CDS encoding putative sensor domain DACNV-containing protein, which translates to MPFAYRDTDGSFSVVHSANAAPGDVEAFELPADFRKCPGSAYRREGDCLVPDTQKNFEREEAARSACAKEVSENWTTGLDMPEPVVLDPESVTFGDADQFSQSIVEKAAARGLILISSSVRKLVNLAFYGSLEEEEGRCYPIRLELIAPGAFPRHRGEILRFEDSKEVTPRVLARLAPGLDPTQSNFLIEQGPPLKLWGIGIRDRSLYRWTTNDLNTSDFSRPPRGLVVRSVGPGHLIAEYANTRLGEFKRGVFFENFVQVFSDDGPIRRFLDGNKLDVHFADSSIRDTTHRLVSKCAESGHGGLIAIVGNNDLEALASGGLIDRGVSIGWPAVESYLKGRGELCERPGAKYDTSTDEAMSDIWLTGTGAILRDKASMMYSYRHLQWLASLKGATGRYEAAEE; encoded by the coding sequence ATGCCATTCGCGTATCGTGACACGGACGGCAGCTTTAGTGTCGTCCACTCGGCGAATGCCGCCCCCGGAGACGTCGAGGCATTCGAACTCCCCGCCGACTTTCGAAAGTGTCCTGGAAGCGCATACAGGAGGGAGGGCGACTGCCTCGTCCCTGACACGCAGAAAAACTTCGAACGCGAAGAAGCTGCTCGATCCGCCTGCGCCAAGGAGGTCAGCGAAAACTGGACAACCGGACTAGACATGCCTGAGCCCGTAGTTCTGGATCCAGAATCGGTAACGTTTGGGGATGCGGACCAGTTTTCGCAATCAATTGTAGAAAAGGCCGCCGCCCGTGGCCTGATTTTGATTTCATCTTCCGTTCGTAAGTTGGTCAACTTGGCGTTCTACGGGAGCCTTGAAGAGGAAGAAGGACGCTGTTATCCGATTAGACTAGAGCTGATTGCCCCGGGCGCATTTCCTCGCCACAGAGGTGAGATTCTGCGATTCGAGGATAGCAAGGAAGTGACACCTCGCGTACTGGCGAGATTGGCTCCCGGGCTCGACCCAACGCAATCAAACTTCTTGATTGAGCAAGGCCCGCCATTGAAACTTTGGGGGATAGGAATTCGCGACAGGTCGCTGTACCGATGGACGACCAATGACTTAAACACGTCCGACTTCTCTCGGCCTCCGCGGGGCTTGGTTGTACGGAGCGTCGGCCCGGGACACCTGATTGCCGAATACGCCAATACTCGCTTGGGTGAGTTTAAACGAGGCGTGTTCTTCGAGAATTTTGTACAAGTGTTTTCGGACGACGGCCCAATAAGGCGATTCCTAGACGGAAACAAGCTGGATGTGCATTTCGCCGACTCATCCATCCGTGACACTACGCACCGCCTCGTTTCGAAGTGTGCGGAGAGCGGCCACGGTGGGCTCATCGCCATAGTTGGGAACAACGATTTGGAGGCATTGGCATCGGGCGGCTTAATTGATCGCGGCGTGTCAATCGGCTGGCCGGCCGTTGAGTCATACTTGAAAGGTAGAGGCGAACTTTGTGAGAGGCCCGGTGCCAAGTACGACACGTCAACCGACGAAGCCATGAGTGATATTTGGCTGACGGGCACAGGGGCAATCCTGAGAGACAAAGCTTCCATGATGTATTCATATCGGCACTTGCAATGGCTAGCATCGCTGAAAGGAGCGACCGGACGTTATGAAGCTGCCGAGGAATAA